In Methylotenera sp. L2L1, the following proteins share a genomic window:
- the rpsT gene encoding 30S ribosomal protein S20 — MANTAQARKRARQAVKQRAHNASLRSTLRTAIKKIIKAVEAGDKAAATAAYSENVSVIDRIADKNIIHKNKASRHKSRLNAAIKAMA; from the coding sequence ATGGCAAATACCGCACAAGCAAGAAAACGTGCTCGTCAAGCAGTTAAGCAACGTGCTCACAATGCAAGCTTGCGTTCTACTTTGCGCACAGCAATTAAAAAAATCATTAAAGCTGTAGAAGCTGGCGATAAAGCTGCAGCTACTGCTGCGTACTCAGAGAATGTAAGTGTTATTGACCGCATTGCGGACAAAAACATCATTCACAAAAACAAAGCCTCACGTCATAAAAGCCGCTTAAACGCTGCGATTAAAGCGATGGCATAA
- the lspA gene encoding signal peptidase II, producing the protein MRKWFVISAIVVALDLYTKHLVQNAFVYGEHLTITSFFDLVRFHNEGAAFSFLADAGGWQKWFFTAVTAIAAVVITYLIKKHHHEKLFSLGLALVLGGAIGNLYDRLTLGYVVDFLFFHIDQLYWPAFNVADSAICVGVGLLLADSFKKSKTS; encoded by the coding sequence ATGCGTAAATGGTTTGTCATCAGTGCCATTGTGGTCGCGCTAGATTTGTATACGAAGCATTTAGTACAGAATGCTTTTGTGTACGGCGAGCACTTAACAATCACTAGTTTTTTTGATTTAGTGCGTTTTCATAATGAGGGGGCTGCATTTAGCTTTTTAGCGGATGCAGGCGGTTGGCAAAAATGGTTTTTTACAGCGGTTACTGCGATTGCTGCCGTTGTGATTACCTACCTGATTAAAAAGCATCATCATGAAAAGCTATTTAGCTTGGGTCTGGCACTAGTGCTAGGTGGTGCGATTGGTAATTTGTATGATCGGCTGACTTTAGGCTATGTAGTGGATTTTCTGTTCTTTCATATTGATCAGTTATATTGGCCAGCTTTTAATGTGGCAGATAGTGCAATCTGTGTAGGTGTTGGATTGCTACTGGCAGATAGCTTTAAGAAGTCGAAAACGTCGTAG
- the purE gene encoding 5-(carboxyamino)imidazole ribonucleotide mutase: MHVANNQPLVAIIMGSDSDWPVMRNAAQMLADFGVAYEAKVVSAHRTPDLMFEFAETAANKGIQVIIAGAGGAAHLPGMVAAKTTLPVLGVPVPSKHLQGQDSLLSIVQMPKGIPVATFAIGDAGAANAGLFAVSILANQDVALANKLTEFRTKQTEKVFNMELSDKP, translated from the coding sequence ATGCATGTGGCAAATAATCAACCATTGGTAGCCATTATTATGGGCTCAGACAGTGACTGGCCGGTAATGAGAAATGCAGCACAAATGCTTGCTGATTTTGGTGTGGCTTATGAAGCGAAAGTGGTTTCTGCGCATCGTACGCCTGACTTGATGTTTGAATTTGCGGAAACTGCGGCAAACAAAGGTATTCAAGTGATTATTGCTGGCGCTGGTGGCGCTGCCCATTTACCTGGGATGGTCGCTGCTAAAACAACTTTGCCTGTATTGGGTGTGCCGGTGCCATCTAAGCATTTGCAAGGCCAAGATTCATTGTTATCGATAGTGCAGATGCCAAAAGGTATTCCAGTAGCGACTTTTGCTATTGGTGATGCCGGTGCTGCTAATGCGGGTTTATTTGCCGTTTCAATACTGGCGAATCAAGATGTTGCGCTGGCTAATAAACTGACGGAATTTCGTACTAAACAAACAGAAAAAGTATTTAACATGGAGTTAAGCGACAAACCATGA
- the murJ gene encoding murein biosynthesis integral membrane protein MurJ, which produces MNLLNALAKVGSMTFVSRILGFVRDTLIARVFGAGMLSDAFIVAFKIPNLLRRISAEGAFSQAFVPILSEYKSQRGFDETHRLINRVATWLGLILVVVTILGMLAAPWIVSLVAPGFRGDAVKMQLTIELLRITFPYIFFISLVSMAGGVLNTYNKFGIPAFTPVWLNVSMIVAILFFAPYFDEPIKVLAWAVFIGGGLQLAFQIPFLRQIGLLPRFDFKPDDEGVWRILKLMGPAVLGVSVAQISLILNTIFASFLDTGSVSWLYYADRLMEFPTGVLGVALGTILLPSLSKAYAGKDDGEYSQLLDWGLRLTFILAAPAAVALAVLATPLVATLFNYGKFTPHDVLMTQQALIAYSVGLLGLILVKILAPGFYARQNIKTPVKIAVFTLVMTQVMNLFFVFVLNLQHVGLALAIGVGACLNAALLYHHLRKAQIFHPQSGWLLFMFKLLIALSVMGAVLFFAMGDTALWLNFGLMQRLSYLSGLVVLGAASYFSMLLLLGFRPRDYIRRVSR; this is translated from the coding sequence ATGAATTTACTCAACGCGCTGGCTAAAGTCGGCAGCATGACTTTTGTTTCGCGTATTTTAGGATTCGTCCGCGATACGCTAATTGCACGCGTATTTGGTGCTGGTATGTTGAGTGACGCTTTTATTGTTGCTTTTAAAATCCCGAATCTATTGCGCAGAATATCAGCTGAGGGAGCATTTAGCCAAGCATTTGTGCCTATCTTATCTGAATATAAAAGTCAGCGCGGGTTTGATGAAACACATCGCCTTATTAATCGGGTTGCCACTTGGTTAGGGTTGATTTTAGTTGTGGTCACGATACTTGGGATGTTAGCTGCACCGTGGATTGTCAGTTTGGTAGCGCCTGGTTTTAGAGGTGATGCGGTGAAAATGCAACTGACGATAGAGTTGTTGCGCATTACGTTTCCGTATATTTTCTTTATATCGCTAGTGTCTATGGCTGGCGGTGTACTTAATACCTACAATAAATTTGGTATTCCAGCGTTTACCCCAGTATGGCTAAACGTTTCTATGATTGTTGCCATACTGTTCTTTGCGCCGTATTTTGACGAGCCGATTAAAGTGTTAGCGTGGGCTGTATTTATTGGCGGAGGTTTGCAGTTGGCGTTTCAAATCCCGTTTTTAAGACAGATAGGGCTGTTGCCTAGGTTTGACTTTAAGCCAGATGACGAGGGCGTGTGGCGCATACTCAAGTTAATGGGGCCGGCTGTGCTGGGTGTGTCTGTGGCGCAGATATCGCTTATTCTTAACACGATCTTCGCTTCATTTTTAGATACTGGTAGCGTTAGTTGGCTTTATTACGCAGACCGCCTGATGGAGTTTCCGACAGGTGTGCTTGGTGTTGCGCTAGGCACCATATTGTTACCTAGCTTATCTAAAGCTTATGCCGGCAAAGATGATGGCGAGTACTCGCAATTGCTGGATTGGGGATTAAGGCTAACTTTTATTTTAGCGGCACCTGCTGCGGTCGCGTTAGCCGTGTTGGCAACTCCGTTGGTCGCGACCTTATTTAATTACGGTAAGTTTACGCCGCATGATGTTTTAATGACTCAACAAGCCTTGATTGCCTATAGCGTAGGCTTGTTAGGTTTGATTTTGGTTAAAATTCTGGCGCCAGGTTTTTATGCGCGACAAAATATTAAAACCCCAGTGAAGATTGCAGTGTTTACCCTAGTGATGACACAGGTGATGAATCTGTTTTTTGTTTTTGTGCTGAATTTGCAGCATGTTGGGTTAGCGTTGGCAATCGGTGTAGGTGCTTGTCTTAATGCAGCCCTGTTATATCATCACTTACGTAAAGCACAGATATTTCATCCGCAATCAGGTTGGTTGCTATTCATGTTTAAATTGTTGATTGCATTAAGTGTCATGGGCGCCGTGTTGTTTTTTGCGATGGGTGATACGGCTTTGTGGCTAAATTTTGGTTTGATGCAGCGCTTAAGTTATTTGAGTGGTTTAGTGGTGTTAGGAGCAGCGAGCTATTTTTCAATGCTATTGTTACTGGGTTTTAGGCCCAGAGACTATATACGCAGGGTGAGTCGATAG
- a CDS encoding 5-(carboxyamino)imidazole ribonucleotide synthase, whose product MSQPSMILPPAMLGMLGGGQLGRFFVIAAHEMGYKVTVLDPDENSPAGQIADVHICAKYDDEAALAQIAETCQAITTEFENVPAATLSTLAQSVPVRPSAEAVAIAQHRVSEKNFIKNAGLPVAPYVVVNAESDLPADDSEIYPAILKVARFGYDGKGQARVANLSEAKAAFSAFSQEECVLEKMLKLDYEVSVVLARDVNGHVATFPTAENSHLNGILDISIVPARGSDAVNHQAQKLAISVAEKLEYTGVLGVEFFVCDGELLVNEIAPRPHNSGHYTLDACITNQFEQQVRVMAGLPLGSSRQHSPAVMVNLLGDIWPDAKAAPDWQLAFGVPTLKMHLYGKNEARAGRKMGHFTVLNTSRDEAIKLALQVRSELNIGS is encoded by the coding sequence ATGAGTCAACCTTCTATGATTCTTCCACCAGCGATGCTGGGTATGTTGGGTGGCGGTCAATTGGGCCGTTTTTTTGTGATTGCAGCCCATGAAATGGGTTATAAAGTCACTGTATTAGACCCAGATGAAAATAGCCCTGCTGGCCAAATTGCTGATGTGCATATTTGCGCTAAATATGATGATGAAGCCGCATTAGCGCAAATTGCGGAGACTTGCCAAGCGATTACAACCGAGTTTGAGAATGTTCCTGCTGCCACATTGAGTACGTTGGCGCAGTCTGTGCCTGTGCGCCCATCTGCTGAAGCGGTGGCGATTGCACAGCATCGTGTGAGTGAGAAGAATTTTATTAAAAATGCAGGGTTGCCTGTTGCACCTTATGTTGTTGTTAATGCTGAGTCAGACTTGCCAGCGGATGACAGTGAAATTTATCCAGCGATTCTTAAGGTGGCAAGATTTGGTTACGATGGTAAAGGCCAAGCGCGTGTTGCTAACTTGAGCGAAGCTAAAGCAGCGTTTTCAGCATTCTCGCAAGAGGAGTGCGTGTTAGAGAAAATGCTGAAATTGGATTATGAGGTTTCTGTCGTGCTCGCACGTGATGTGAATGGGCATGTTGCCACTTTCCCTACCGCAGAAAATAGTCATTTGAATGGTATCTTGGATATATCCATTGTGCCAGCGCGTGGTAGTGATGCTGTGAATCATCAGGCACAAAAGCTTGCCATTAGCGTTGCTGAGAAGTTAGAGTACACCGGTGTTCTAGGTGTGGAGTTTTTTGTGTGTGATGGTGAGTTGCTTGTTAATGAAATTGCACCTAGACCTCATAACTCAGGCCACTATACGCTTGATGCTTGCATCACTAATCAGTTTGAACAGCAAGTGCGTGTAATGGCAGGTCTTCCTTTAGGTAGCAGCCGTCAGCACAGTCCTGCTGTGATGGTGAATTTATTAGGCGATATCTGGCCTGATGCTAAAGCGGCGCCGGATTGGCAATTAGCTTTTGGTGTGCCTACGCTGAAGATGCACCTGTATGGTAAGAATGAGGCGCGTGCGGGTAGAAAAATGGGACACTTTACTGTGTTGAATACAAGCCGAGATGAGGCGATTAAATTGGCGCTGCAAGTGCGATCAGAGTTAAATATCGGCAGCTAA
- a CDS encoding molybdopterin-dependent oxidoreductase translates to MPDWKKLIEGKIALAKRGARPSSVNQNVRIPAGQTEVKNFPTLDLGIRPDVTTENWNLRIDGLVEKELNIDWLQFQAMTQVTEVSDFHCVTRWSQLDMDWQGVLARDVVAMAGPLHTAKYVTLHGYDGYTTNLPLDALLDDDVIIAHSVLGAPLTPAHGGPVRIIVPKRYAWKGAKWLKAIELHEFDRPGFWEVRGYHNEADPWREERFSDD, encoded by the coding sequence ATGCCAGACTGGAAAAAGCTCATTGAAGGCAAAATTGCATTAGCAAAGCGTGGTGCACGGCCAAGTAGTGTTAATCAGAATGTAAGGATCCCGGCTGGTCAAACTGAGGTGAAGAATTTTCCAACGCTGGATTTAGGTATTCGTCCTGATGTGACGACAGAAAACTGGAATCTTCGCATTGATGGCTTAGTGGAAAAAGAGCTCAATATTGATTGGCTTCAATTTCAGGCAATGACACAAGTAACCGAGGTTTCAGATTTTCACTGTGTTACGCGTTGGAGCCAGCTAGATATGGATTGGCAGGGCGTGTTGGCGCGTGATGTTGTTGCAATGGCTGGGCCGCTGCATACTGCAAAGTATGTCACCTTGCATGGCTATGATGGCTACACCACTAATTTACCTTTAGATGCCTTATTGGATGACGATGTGATTATCGCGCACAGTGTATTAGGAGCACCATTAACGCCCGCACATGGTGGGCCTGTTCGTATCATTGTGCCGAAACGTTATGCATGGAAAGGTGCTAAGTGGCTGAAGGCGATTGAGTTACACGAATTTGATCGCCCTGGTTTCTGGGAAGTGCGCGGCTATCATAATGAAGCTGACCCGTGGCGAGAAGAGCGGTTTAGCGACGATTAA
- the proB gene encoding glutamate 5-kinase, translating to MKSPEFNSLVSDAKVIVVKVGSSLVTNNGNGLDHIAIAEWASQIATLVQQGKQVVLVSSGAVAEGMQRLGWKKRPVAVNELQAAAAVGQMGLVQMYERCFSQHQLHTAQVLLTHDDLADRKRYLNARTTLRTLLDLKVIPIINENDTVVTDEIKFGDNDTLGSLVANLIEADTLVILTDQQGLYSADPRKDPDAQFVQRATAGDLALEQMAGGAGSSVGTGGMLTKILAAKRAARSGAHTVIASGREHNVLVRLSAGEVIGTHLEATQMKIAARKQWLADHLRTTGKVVLDAGAVRVLVAEGKSLLPIGVTAVEGYFERGDVVACVDADGNEVARGLVNYSASETARVMRKPSQQIESILGYVDESELIHRDNLVLLRQAEAVVK from the coding sequence ATGAAGTCGCCTGAATTTAACTCTCTAGTATCTGATGCAAAAGTCATTGTTGTGAAGGTGGGCTCTAGCCTAGTCACCAACAATGGTAATGGTTTAGATCATATTGCTATTGCAGAGTGGGCCTCACAAATAGCGACGCTGGTGCAACAGGGTAAGCAAGTGGTGTTGGTTTCAAGCGGTGCAGTGGCTGAGGGTATGCAAAGACTGGGTTGGAAAAAGCGCCCAGTCGCGGTGAATGAGCTGCAAGCGGCTGCGGCGGTCGGGCAAATGGGTCTGGTGCAAATGTATGAGCGCTGCTTTAGTCAACATCAGTTACATACTGCGCAGGTTCTGCTCACACATGATGATTTGGCCGATAGAAAGCGCTATCTGAATGCAAGAACCACATTGCGCACTTTGCTGGATTTAAAAGTTATTCCAATTATTAATGAGAATGACACCGTGGTAACGGATGAGATTAAGTTCGGTGACAACGATACTTTAGGGTCGTTAGTGGCCAACTTGATTGAGGCTGATACTCTGGTGATTTTGACGGATCAGCAAGGCTTGTATTCGGCTGACCCACGCAAAGATCCTGATGCTCAATTTGTGCAGCGTGCAACTGCTGGCGATTTAGCGTTAGAGCAGATGGCTGGCGGTGCAGGTAGCAGCGTAGGCACTGGTGGCATGCTGACTAAAATTTTGGCTGCAAAGCGTGCTGCACGTAGCGGAGCGCATACGGTAATTGCTTCTGGTCGCGAACACAATGTACTAGTGCGACTCAGTGCTGGTGAGGTAATTGGTACCCACCTTGAAGCTACCCAAATGAAAATAGCGGCGCGTAAGCAGTGGCTTGCGGACCATTTACGGACCACGGGTAAAGTGGTGTTGGATGCTGGTGCTGTGCGTGTGCTGGTGGCTGAGGGTAAAAGCTTATTGCCAATCGGCGTGACGGCTGTAGAAGGCTATTTTGAGCGCGGGGATGTTGTTGCCTGCGTTGATGCTGATGGTAATGAAGTTGCTCGTGGGTTAGTGAACTATTCTGCGAGTGAAACGGCTAGGGTGATGCGCAAGCCTAGCCAGCAGATAGAATCAATATTAGGGTATGTGGACGAATCTGAGTTGATTCATCGCGATAATCTGGTATTGCTAAGACAGGCTGAGGCAGTTGTAAAATAA
- the cgtA gene encoding Obg family GTPase CgtA — protein MKFIDEATIKIYAGDGGNGVATFRREKYEPMGGPSGGDGGRGGSIIIEADRNINTLVDYRYTRSFRAQRGENGRSAECYGAKGEDMILRVPVGTVISDKSSEQMLVDLSEHGQRAQMATGGKGGLGNVHFKSSLNRAPRQCTKGDPGEEFELYLELKVLADVGLLGMPNAGKSTFIRSVSAAKPKVADYPFTTLHPNLGVVRVDAERSFVIADIPGIIEGAAEGAGLGHQFLRHLQRTSLLLHLVDIAPFDEAVDPVYEAKAIVEELRKYDEALYNKPRWLVLNKIDMLPESKQIVEDFVKAYGWDGRVFAISAISGIGCKELTYAIMQHIEDNKQHDEEVIVPNRDVAASVSEDKEAGNEVA, from the coding sequence ATGAAATTTATTGACGAAGCAACTATTAAAATTTATGCGGGCGACGGCGGTAACGGCGTAGCTACGTTTCGTCGTGAAAAATACGAGCCAATGGGTGGGCCAAGTGGCGGTGACGGCGGTCGTGGTGGTTCTATCATTATTGAAGCCGATCGTAATATTAATACCTTAGTAGATTATCGCTACACGCGTAGCTTTAGGGCGCAACGCGGAGAAAATGGTCGTAGTGCTGAGTGTTATGGCGCTAAAGGCGAAGACATGATTTTGCGTGTTCCAGTTGGTACCGTGATTTCAGATAAGTCTAGCGAGCAAATGTTAGTGGATTTAAGTGAGCATGGGCAACGTGCACAAATGGCCACAGGCGGTAAAGGTGGCTTAGGTAATGTGCATTTTAAATCTAGTTTAAATCGCGCACCACGTCAGTGTACCAAAGGTGATCCAGGTGAGGAGTTTGAGCTTTATTTAGAGCTTAAAGTGCTGGCTGACGTAGGGTTGCTAGGGATGCCTAATGCGGGTAAATCCACATTTATTCGATCCGTTTCAGCGGCTAAACCTAAAGTTGCCGATTATCCATTTACAACATTGCACCCTAATTTAGGTGTGGTGCGTGTGGATGCCGAGCGCAGTTTCGTGATTGCAGATATTCCAGGAATTATTGAGGGTGCGGCAGAGGGTGCTGGTTTAGGCCATCAGTTCTTACGTCATTTGCAGCGCACCTCATTGTTGCTGCACCTGGTTGATATCGCTCCGTTCGATGAGGCTGTGGATCCTGTGTATGAAGCGAAAGCGATTGTAGAGGAGCTCAGGAAATATGATGAGGCGCTTTACAATAAGCCACGCTGGCTGGTTTTGAATAAGATTGATATGTTGCCGGAATCTAAACAAATCGTTGAAGATTTTGTGAAGGCTTATGGATGGGATGGCCGTGTATTTGCTATTTCTGCAATCAGTGGGATTGGTTGCAAGGAGCTTACCTACGCCATCATGCAGCATATCGAAGACAATAAGCAACATGATGAAGAGGTGATTGTGCCTAATCGTGATGTTGCAGCAAGTGTTAGTGAAGATAAAGAAGCTGGGAATGAAGTCGCCTGA
- a CDS encoding bifunctional riboflavin kinase/FAD synthetase gives MQVFRHVPVTLQQPCALAIGNFDGMHLGHQALLAQLKQSAETFNLEAAVMTFEPHPREFFAPELAPARLCSLREKLEYFAQADVERVYVCRFDQRFAKVTAEVFMRDILRDSINAQAVLVGEDFRFGAKRAGSVSDFIAEGFNLVSLPQVSLADVRVSSTRVRSALADGRLDEAAQLLGRSYSISGKVVHGAKRGRQLGFPTANVHMRHERPALKGVYAVKLDGLNAVANLGVRPTIAGVSKLSLEVHVLDLDGDFYGKHVHVEFLHKIRDEMKFESLDALKAQIANDVKLARNFFGAVIPASR, from the coding sequence ATGCAGGTTTTTAGACATGTACCAGTAACGCTGCAACAACCATGTGCGTTAGCAATTGGTAACTTTGACGGCATGCATTTGGGGCATCAAGCGCTATTGGCTCAACTCAAGCAGTCTGCTGAAACGTTTAACTTAGAAGCTGCGGTGATGACATTTGAACCTCATCCGCGTGAATTTTTTGCCCCGGAACTTGCGCCGGCAAGACTTTGTTCTTTGCGGGAAAAATTGGAGTATTTTGCACAGGCTGATGTCGAGCGTGTATATGTATGTAGATTTGATCAGCGTTTTGCAAAAGTGACTGCCGAAGTATTTATGCGCGATATATTACGCGATTCAATTAATGCACAAGCGGTTTTAGTAGGTGAAGATTTTCGTTTTGGTGCAAAGCGTGCTGGTTCTGTGAGTGATTTTATTGCAGAAGGCTTTAACCTTGTGAGTTTGCCGCAAGTGAGTTTAGCCGATGTTAGGGTGTCGAGTACACGGGTGCGCTCTGCATTGGCGGATGGTCGCTTGGATGAGGCAGCACAGCTCTTAGGCAGGAGCTATAGCATTAGTGGTAAGGTTGTGCACGGCGCAAAGCGTGGTAGGCAGCTTGGCTTTCCTACGGCGAATGTGCATATGCGCCATGAGCGACCTGCGTTAAAAGGGGTGTATGCAGTAAAATTAGATGGCTTGAATGCGGTTGCGAATTTAGGGGTGCGCCCAACCATTGCTGGAGTATCTAAGCTGTCGCTGGAAGTGCATGTGCTTGATTTAGATGGCGATTTTTATGGTAAACACGTACATGTAGAGTTTTTACATAAAATACGTGATGAAATGAAGTTTGAAAGTTTGGATGCGTTGAAAGCGCAAATTGCAAATGATGTAAAATTGGCAAGAAATTTTTTTGGAGCTGTTATTCCAGCTTCGCGGTAA
- the ileS gene encoding isoleucine--tRNA ligase translates to MTEDNKEQSKYKLNLPETAFPMRGDLAKREPAWLKAWQDKKLYERIRKARKGATKFILHDGPPYANGDIHIGHAVNKILKDIIVKSKTFSGFDAPYVPGWDCHGLPIELVVEKNHGKNIDPAKFRELCRAYAAEQVEKQKKDFIRLGVQADWDNPYLTMDYQTEADIMRALGDIYKNGYLYQGSKPVHWCVDCGSALAEAEVEYEDVNSPAIDVGFKVADRAALGKAFGINVTADAYAVIWTTTPWTLPANQAVSVHPELDYDLIQTSKGLLILANALAEATLARYGELDFKVLATCKGEALKHLQLQHPFDSRQVPVICGDHVTTEAGTGLVHTAAAHGNDDWLVMRANFPEQKPRVLMGGDGKFFTSELVELEAIRGLTRQDANKVILAKMQESGHLLASARLNHSFPHCWRHKTPLMQLATHQWFIGMNAHDINGKALREHANKAVDETEFFPSWGRARLEAMIKNRPDWCVSRQRNWGVPMPLFVHKETGEPHPQTAELLEQAALLTEKTGVEAWFSLDGAAFLAQHAPDYAEQYKKVTDTLDVWFDSGSTHAAVLKRRPELAFPADLYLEGSDQHRGWFQSSLLTGCAIDGHAPYKALLTHGFVVDGSGHKMSKSKGNVVAPQKVMDTYGADILRLWVASTDYSGELTISDEILKRVAESYRRIRNTLRFLLANLADFDAAKDLLPVSEWLEIDRYALHLTDKLQTEILADYDRYEFHLAVQKFVSFCSEDLGGFYLDILKDRLYTTGEASHARRVAQSTLHHITHTMMRLMAPILSFTADEIWQTLGLDADKTVFEELWYTLPAHGLSKTEVQSWQTVLEVRALANKAIEEKRAVGLVGSSLQSELDVYADGATFEALNRLQDDLRFVLITSRASLHQRAGELEVQVAPSAHTKCDRCWHYRADVGADVAHPHICGRCVSNLFGKGEARSHA, encoded by the coding sequence ATGACTGAAGACAATAAAGAGCAAAGTAAGTATAAATTAAATCTACCTGAGACTGCTTTCCCGATGCGTGGAGATTTGGCAAAGCGTGAGCCAGCATGGTTGAAAGCATGGCAGGACAAAAAGCTTTATGAGCGTATTCGCAAAGCGCGTAAGGGTGCGACAAAATTTATTCTGCATGATGGCCCTCCTTATGCCAACGGAGATATTCACATTGGGCATGCTGTTAATAAAATCTTAAAAGACATCATTGTAAAATCTAAAACGTTTTCAGGGTTTGATGCCCCTTATGTGCCGGGCTGGGATTGTCATGGCTTGCCGATTGAGTTGGTTGTGGAAAAAAATCACGGTAAGAATATAGACCCTGCTAAGTTTCGTGAGTTATGCCGTGCATATGCCGCCGAACAGGTAGAAAAACAAAAGAAAGACTTTATTCGCTTAGGTGTGCAGGCAGATTGGGATAATCCTTATTTAACGATGGATTACCAAACTGAAGCTGACATCATGCGTGCTTTAGGTGATATTTATAAAAATGGCTATCTGTATCAAGGCAGTAAACCCGTACATTGGTGTGTGGATTGCGGCTCGGCATTAGCTGAGGCAGAGGTTGAGTATGAGGATGTGAACTCACCAGCAATTGATGTGGGTTTTAAAGTGGCAGACCGCGCAGCATTGGGTAAGGCATTTGGCATAAATGTGACGGCTGATGCTTATGCCGTGATTTGGACAACGACGCCTTGGACATTACCAGCAAACCAAGCGGTGAGTGTGCATCCTGAACTTGATTATGACCTGATTCAAACAAGCAAGGGTTTACTCATTCTTGCAAACGCGCTGGCTGAAGCTACGTTGGCGCGTTATGGTGAGTTGGATTTTAAAGTGCTTGCGACATGTAAAGGTGAAGCTTTAAAGCACTTACAGTTACAACATCCGTTCGATAGCCGCCAAGTGCCGGTGATATGTGGTGATCACGTGACAACAGAGGCTGGTACTGGATTGGTGCATACAGCCGCTGCACATGGTAATGATGACTGGTTGGTGATGCGTGCTAATTTCCCGGAACAAAAACCAAGAGTGTTAATGGGTGGTGACGGCAAGTTCTTTACGAGTGAGTTGGTTGAGCTTGAGGCTATTCGTGGGTTGACCAGACAGGATGCTAACAAAGTAATTTTGGCAAAAATGCAGGAAAGTGGTCACTTACTTGCAAGCGCACGTTTGAATCATAGCTTCCCGCATTGCTGGCGCCATAAAACGCCACTGATGCAGTTGGCAACGCACCAATGGTTTATTGGCATGAACGCACATGACATCAACGGTAAAGCATTGCGTGAGCATGCCAACAAAGCCGTGGATGAGACCGAGTTTTTCCCGAGCTGGGGTCGTGCACGTTTAGAAGCAATGATTAAGAACCGCCCAGATTGGTGTGTATCACGCCAACGCAACTGGGGCGTGCCGATGCCACTGTTTGTGCATAAAGAAACCGGCGAGCCGCATCCGCAAACTGCAGAGCTGTTAGAGCAGGCGGCCTTGCTCACGGAAAAAACCGGTGTAGAGGCTTGGTTTAGTTTAGATGGCGCGGCTTTCTTGGCACAACATGCCCCAGACTATGCTGAGCAATATAAAAAGGTGACTGACACCTTAGACGTGTGGTTTGACTCAGGTAGTACGCATGCGGCGGTGCTTAAACGTCGTCCTGAATTAGCCTTCCCCGCTGATTTGTATTTAGAAGGCTCAGACCAGCATAGAGGTTGGTTCCAGTCCAGCTTACTTACCGGTTGTGCGATTGATGGACATGCACCGTATAAAGCATTGCTAACGCATGGTTTTGTGGTGGATGGCAGTGGCCACAAAATGAGTAAATCTAAGGGTAATGTGGTTGCGCCACAAAAAGTGATGGATACCTATGGCGCAGATATCTTGCGTCTATGGGTGGCTTCTACCGATTACTCAGGTGAACTGACCATTTCAGATGAGATTTTAAAGCGAGTGGCTGAGAGTTATCGACGTATTCGCAACACTTTACGCTTCTTATTGGCTAACTTGGCTGACTTTGATGCAGCTAAAGACTTGTTACCTGTAAGCGAGTGGTTAGAGATTGACCGTTATGCTTTACACCTAACCGACAAATTGCAAACTGAGATACTGGCGGACTATGACCGTTACGAGTTCCACTTGGCGGTGCAAAAATTTGTTAGCTTCTGCTCAGAGGACTTGGGCGGTTTCTATTTAGATATCTTAAAAGATCGCTTATACACCACGGGTGAGGCATCGCATGCGCGCCGTGTTGCGCAAAGCACGTTGCATCATATTACCCATACGATGATGCGCTTGATGGCACCGATTTTAAGTTTCACTGCGGATGAAATTTGGCAAACGCTAGGTTTGGATGCAGATAAAACTGTATTTGAAGAGCTCTGGTATACCTTGCCAGCGCACGGGCTAAGCAAAACCGAGGTTCAGTCTTGGCAAACCGTGCTTGAAGTACGTGCCTTAGCCAATAAAGCGATAGAAGAGAAACGTGCCGTTGGTTTGGTGGGGTCATCATTGCAATCTGAATTGGATGTTTATGCAGATGGTGCAACATTTGAGGCATTAAACCGCCTACAGGATGACTTGCGTTTTGTGCTGATTACCTCACGTGCTTCGTTGCATCAGCGTGCTGGTGAATTAGAGGTACAAGTGGCACCAAGTGCACATACAAAATGTGACCGTTGCTGGCATTATCGTGCTGATGTAGGCGCTGATGTAGCACATCCACATATCTGCGGACGTTGTGTAAGCAATTTGTTTGGTAAAGGCGAGGCTCGCTCACATGCGTAA